Proteins co-encoded in one Streptomyces sp. JH34 genomic window:
- a CDS encoding chaplin, which yields MRQVLNKSMIVMAAASGILTAAGGYAHADASADGVAANSPGVGSGNAVQVPVHVPVNLCGNTVNVIALLNPAFGNSCANVSSHDGHGAEQDDAYGDEHGEAQGHKGSGASADGKAVGSPGVLSGNLVQAPVHVPVNACGNSVDVVGALNPVFGNDCVNDSGYDHGNPPVKPPVEPPTEEPPTVTPPTEEPPTEEPPTVTPPTSKPPVEQPPAGNPGPNTPDTQLAQTGAGEIGLAAGASAGLLLGGAVLMRRTRTSRN from the coding sequence ATGCGACAGGTACTGAATAAGAGCATGATCGTCATGGCGGCGGCGTCGGGCATCCTGACCGCCGCGGGCGGTTACGCACACGCCGACGCCTCGGCCGACGGTGTCGCCGCGAACTCGCCCGGTGTCGGTTCGGGCAACGCCGTGCAGGTCCCGGTGCACGTCCCGGTCAACCTCTGCGGCAACACCGTCAATGTGATCGCCCTGCTGAACCCGGCGTTCGGCAACTCCTGCGCGAACGTCAGCTCGCACGACGGGCACGGTGCCGAGCAGGACGACGCCTACGGCGACGAGCACGGCGAGGCACAGGGCCACAAGGGCTCCGGCGCGAGCGCCGACGGCAAGGCCGTCGGTTCCCCGGGTGTCCTCTCGGGCAACCTGGTACAGGCTCCGGTGCACGTCCCGGTGAACGCCTGCGGCAACAGCGTCGATGTCGTGGGGGCGCTGAACCCGGTGTTCGGCAACGACTGCGTCAACGACAGCGGTTACGACCACGGGAACCCGCCGGTGAAGCCGCCGGTGGAGCCCCCGACCGAGGAGCCGCCGACGGTCACGCCGCCGACCGAGGAGCCCCCCACCGAGGAGCCGCCGACGGTCACCCCGCCCACCTCGAAGCCTCCCGTCGAGCAGCCGCCGGCCGGTAACCCCGGCCCGAACACGCCCGACACGCAGCTGGCCCAGACCGGTGCCGGTGAGATCGGTCTGGCCGCCGGTGCGAGCGCTGGGCTGCTGCTGGGAGGCGCGGTACTGATGCGCCGCACCCGCACCTCGCGCAACTAG
- a CDS encoding dihydrodipicolinate synthase family protein: MTTPTTYTGVIPPVVTPLTADGGLDVASLERVVGHLLDGGVSGLFALGSSGETAYLTPARQDEVIKVITSVAAGQVPVLAGAIETTTNRAIERARAAAGLGADAVVATAPFYTRTHPSEIDRHFRDIAAAVDLPLLAYDVPVCVHTKLDPELLLPLAADGVLAGVKDSSGDDGSFRRLAIGARALPGFSVLTGHELVVDAMMLSGADGSVPGLGNVDPHGYVRLHQAAVRGDWAAAAAEQDRLVALFDNVTAAAPGTASATAAGLGAFKTALMLRGVIATNVMSPPMRGLDAEETAVIAAHLDRAGLSRV; the protein is encoded by the coding sequence ATGACCACCCCCACCACCTACACCGGAGTGATCCCGCCCGTCGTCACCCCGCTCACGGCGGACGGCGGACTGGACGTGGCGTCCCTGGAGCGGGTCGTCGGTCACCTGCTCGACGGAGGAGTGAGCGGGCTCTTCGCCCTCGGCAGCTCGGGCGAGACCGCGTACCTCACGCCCGCGCGACAGGACGAGGTCATCAAGGTGATCACCTCGGTTGCCGCCGGGCAGGTACCCGTCCTCGCCGGCGCCATCGAGACCACCACGAACCGGGCGATCGAGAGGGCCCGGGCCGCCGCCGGTCTCGGCGCGGACGCGGTCGTCGCCACCGCGCCCTTCTACACCCGCACCCACCCCTCGGAGATCGACCGCCACTTCCGGGACATCGCGGCGGCGGTGGACCTCCCGCTCCTGGCCTACGACGTCCCGGTCTGCGTCCACACCAAGCTGGACCCGGAACTACTGCTGCCGCTCGCCGCGGACGGCGTCCTCGCCGGTGTGAAGGACTCCAGCGGCGACGACGGATCGTTCCGCCGGCTCGCCATCGGGGCACGGGCACTCCCCGGTTTCTCCGTCCTGACCGGTCACGAACTGGTGGTCGACGCGATGATGCTGAGTGGCGCGGACGGGTCGGTCCCCGGCCTCGGCAACGTGGACCCGCACGGCTACGTGCGGCTGCACCAGGCCGCCGTACGGGGCGACTGGGCCGCGGCCGCCGCCGAACAGGACCGCCTGGTCGCGCTGTTCGACAACGTCACTGCGGCCGCGCCCGGCACCGCGTCGGCGACCGCCGCAGGGCTGGGTGCCTTCAAGACGGCCCTGATGCTGCGCGGGGTCATCGCGACCAACGTGATGAGCCCGCCCATGCGCGGGCTCGACGCCGAGGAGACCGCCGTGATCGCCGCACACCTGGACCGGGCGGGCCTGTCCCGCGTCTGA